A single Camelus ferus isolate YT-003-E chromosome 3, BCGSAC_Cfer_1.0, whole genome shotgun sequence DNA region contains:
- the LOC102513452 gene encoding LOW QUALITY PROTEIN: ferritin light chain (The sequence of the model RefSeq protein was modified relative to this genomic sequence to represent the inferred CDS: inserted 2 bases in 1 codon; substituted 1 base at 1 genomic stop codon) produces MSSQICQNYSSEVEASVNHLVNMHLRAFYTYLSLGFYFDRDDVALEDVGHLFHELAEEKCEGVEHLLKTQNQRGGRALFQDVQXKTQDTMEAAIVLEKNLNQALLDLHALGSARADPHLCDFLENHFLDEEVKLNKKMCDHLTNLRRLSVPQAGLGEYLFKXLTLKHD; encoded by the exons ATGAGCTCCCAGATTTGTCAGAATTATTCCAGCGAGGTTGAGGCCTCTGTCAACCACCTGGTCAACATGCATCTGCGGGCCTTCTATACCtacctctctctgggcttctattTTGACCGCGATGATGTGGCTCTGGAGGATGTTGGCCACTTGTTCCACGAATTGGCTGAGGAGAAGTGTGAGGGTGTGGAGCATCTCTTAAAAACGCAAAACCAGCGCGGCGGCCGCGCCCTCTTCCAGGATGTGCA GAAAACCCAGGACACTATGGAAGCTGCTATTGTCCTGGAGAAGAACCTGAACCAGGCCCTTTTGGATCTGCATGCCCTGGGTTCTGCCCGCGCAGACCCACATCTCTGTGACTTCCTGGAGAACCACTTCCTGGATGAGGAGGTGAAACTCAACAAGAAGATGTGCGACCACCTGACTAACCTCCGTAGGCTGTCTgttccccaggctgggctgggcgagTATCTCTTCAAATAGCTCACCCTCAAGCACGACTAG